ATCTTTCTTGCAACTGTAACAACAAATCAGGAACAGTCCTAAAGATGTTTGAGAGAGCTGTTTCAATAGACAAATTCGGCTAACGCGCCCTCGTTTGTCACGTGACCTGAATTGGGTAAAACAACAAATACACGTGTTGGTAGTCTATAGTAGCCATGCCTCACTATTGTTGCGCCGGAGAATGCTATAATAGCTCTAATCAAAAGGGTCTCTCATGGCATAAATTACCAGTAAATCGGCCGACCTTATTGTCTGTCTGGATAACGAAAATGAGACGAGATCCTCGATATTTGAACGTTAACGAGCACACCAAGATATGCGGCGAACACTTTGTAATAGGAGACTACGTGAATCCTTATTCAGTGAAAAAACGACTCAAGGACGTTGCAGTTCCTTCGATTTTTGCGTGGAATAAAGGTAAAAATCAGTCTGAGAAAAGACGTTCTGTTACCGAAAAGCTGGAGGCAATCAGAACTGAGGAGGATGAAGCAACAAACACTGCATCCGAGGGAGAAGGCGACCCCGTCACAAGCAGTTCTGGAAAAGACCTTGGTTTAGTTTCACGAAAAACACAAACATATGAAGATGACATGTGCTCTTCGTCAGATGATCATTGGCGAATTCCCTGCTCACATAAATTTTCTATAGGTCATTTGCTTTCGAAATGCACGACGCCTAAGGAAGAGGAAAAGCTGTTTACTCACTTTACTGGATTTAATTCTCATGGTGAGTTCATGAACACGTTGCAGTTTTTATTGCCAAACTTAGACAGAAAACTGTTAATTTACTGGGATACTGAAGCATGACAAAATACTGTCATTGATACAgaaacaatgtttgatggtgATTGTGATGACCCAGGCGATTTTAACGATGAAGAACAAAATGACATCTGTTTAACACGTCCTACAGCACACAAACTGCCAGTTGAGGATGAGTACCTTCTGGTATTAATGAAACTTCGAATGGGTTTAAGCGTCGTTGATCTGGGAGAAAGGTTCAATATTGCCGAGAGTACAGTTAATAATATATTCCTTACCTGGATAAACTATCTGTATGTCACACTTGGAAGCATTAAAATGTGGCCACATAGGgatattattttacaaaacgCACCTGCAGAATTCTTGGAGAAGTATCCAAATAACATTGTCATTATTGATGCAACTGAACTGAAGATTGAAGTCCGAAGTGCACTTCAGAAGCACAGTGAAAGTTATAGTACATACAAGTCTCACACAACATTAAAATGTCTTCTTGGTGTTGATCCCAAAGGTGGGATCATGTTTATATCTCAACTTTATGAGGGCTCTATTAGTGATAAGCAAATAGTTCAGAGAAGTGGTTTCCTAGATATCCTAGATAAAAAAGTAATGGTtggtgaaataaaaaaaggggatggAATCATGGCTGACAAAGGTTTTGATATTCAAAATGATTTAAAGAAACTAGGTTTGCAACTTAACATCCCTCCCTTTTTGAAAGACAAGGTTGGTTTTGAAGAAGATGATGTTATTAAAACCCAAACAATTGCAAGGCACCGCATACATGTGGAGAGAGCTATTTGCAAGGTTAGAAGGTTCCGAAtatttcattcagtcattcCAGTTTCTATGTTGGGATGTATAAATCAAATATGGACAGTGGCTTGCCTATTGTCAAATTTCCAAAACCCCGTTTTTGCATGACCTAATAGTATCAATAACAACAACGCTATTTTTTCAAGTAAACAATGTATTCTAAGAAAACTTCTgggtttctttttaaaatctacTTTAATTTACCAAAAGATAGATGATTCTTTTAAATGTTAATTCGGCTGGCAGAGTTGACCATGTTACATGacataaacaatagaccattttcgatatattaaaatccaTACTTGGCTGCGAggcttgggaaaaaaaaacaaaagaaatgtatatttattcATTGCTGATCTTTAgaatgatttcttttcttttattccaCCAAGCTAGCCTCGCAGCCAGGTATGAATTTCAATATATCAACATTGATCTGTTAATAAACGTTGCACTAGTAGACTGTTACTATGAAATAGATGTATCTGTACTGCTTAAAAGTGCAATTAAGCAACTCGGTTTCCTTGAGGACTATGTGTGGCTACCTACAAGTACTAATTCTTCATTGGTTCTTGAACAGCTTTGGGCTGTCTTTCCTTTCCCAACAATAAATGAAAGTGCAGAATTGAAAAAGAAGTTCTTCAATTTGGGCAGTAGCTCATTTTCCCAGTAATCAGAATCAAAATGAATTCTGTCCACACACATTTCATTAGAGTCTGACAAATATACACAAAAATCACACCATGGTAACCCAGTGAGGGCCAACTGCCCTTGTTCTTGAGCGTAATAGGAATGGGTTTTCTTAAGGAAAAAATCAGCTCCGACTTTTTCAATATAAAAGTCTGAATCTGATGATGCTTGATCAAGTGTATCCCCTCGTTTTGAATAAGGACACTTTATCTCCAGCAATCCAAATTTGCTGCTTGATGATGGATCAAACATTTTCCATCTGGGGTTGCACCAAGATAAGGAATATTTGGATGAACGGAAATACCAGCATCAAATATTGCAAAACCTGGTACTTGCTGTTGCATTTTTCTGGCATATATTGTTcgcgcaactttttcttttcccttcccATGTGAAATAGCTCTTACATTAGACAAATCCTTGGGGCAAAAAATACTTTTCAGCATTGACTCTGAAGGCCTCTGAATCCTTGAATAAACTCTTCCAAAATTTGATGCAGTAAGCCTGAACTGATGCTGTTCCACCCATTCAGCTGATTCACCCTGCAACACTGTTCTCTGTTCTAAAGAGTAAGACTCACTTTTATCTATCACTATGTGGTCAGTGAAGAAAGAAGTCAGGTCAGGCTGGTTTAACATGTTCAGCTCAGTCAAATCAAAGGATGTCTTGTCGTCAATACCAAATGGAAGATTAATAAACTCAGAACACTGCACGGCAGTAACAAAACTGCCCCTTATACGGTTACTAACAAATCTTGTGTTGGGTCGACCATGGTCCTGTACCTGATATGCCAAGCAAGCACCAAGCGGAACATTTCCAAATACTGTGTTCATCGATAAAGATGGTTCTTGATCActtaataaataagaaaatgggGGAGGGATTTCTCTCCGTTTCAGATTATCGACCTGCTCCATCACACGGCACATTGTAAGACCTTTTCTAATAGCAGGGCTCCTTGCATTGTACAATTTACATTTGACAGgatctctctttctttctccaACACGATCTGTTTCAGCACGGGCATAATGAGTCCCCATCACTGGTAACGGGCAGATGGAAGAAGCTCTGGGGATATGCCACGATTGAGGACGACTCGTACAAGTAACGTCACTAAGGATATCTTTAACGTCTAAACATGAATAATCATTTAGTTGATATAACAATGCCAAAACATGATTACAGTGTCCACCGCTTCCTCCTTTACAAGAGCAATGTGCTCTGGAAACTGCTGCCTTATCATTATCTTCctttaaaattaatgataaataaTGCGGATCCTCACTCTTACGAAGCGATCGATAGCACTGTGCTTTCACATAAAAATCGCCGGATTCCTCGCACGTGTAGATATCGTAAACATACCCTTCTCGAAAGAACTTGTAGCTcttttccccctttttttttttcctccttgtGCAAGCCAGTCTGAACAAGTCAAAATACTGATTTTAGGAAAATTTCTCAAGGTTTTTGACCAATTCCTGTCCTCACTAAAGTAATAACACGAACAGCACTGCACATGACTCCGACAACAAAAGCatacagccgccattttgaactgATGTAAACACCCAATTCAAGTCACGTGACTTTTTAGCCGAATGTGTCTATTCACGGATTACCTTCTAGGGTCAGGGCTGATCAAGGAGTAGAAAATGTTGACAGTGCTTGGTACATGTCGACACACCCTTTGCGAGGGCCAAATCGTGGAAGTTTTATTACTGGGCCTAGTGTACACAATCAGCGGATTGAGAGACTTTGGCGTGATGTCTTTGTAGGCTGCCTGTATATATATTATTCTCTAGTTTGCTATTTGGAGGAAGCTGGCTATTTGGATTTGGGAAATGACATCCACATGTTTTGTCTACAATTCGTGTTTTTGCCCCGGATCAACAGGCTCCTTGTACAATTTGTAAGTGGCTGGGATAATCACCCCATAAGATCAGAGAGGAACAAAACTCCAAACCAACTATGGTTAAGCGGTTTGTATGACAGTTCTCAAGGTACTGACTCTTCAGCGATGGAAATTCAACTACAAGCATCACAGGTATGAAAAGCTCTTTGGTGGTATTAACCTGATACACATATCATGTGGTTTGATATCTCTTCATTTTGATCATCTTttataagttaaaaaaaatgaatgctAGTACGGGTACAAATGAATGCTAGTACCGGTACTAGTTTCCCAACGAATTCATATGGTCCAGAAACTCAAATTTCACCTTTTCTGTTCAGTTTATTTTAGTACTGTGTAGttcaagaaaattaaatttccaaagCTTCCCCACAGACGGGATTTTCGAAGACTCTTCACCCCTCCGGAAATTCCaatgtgaaaaatgtttttggtCTTGCAAACCCCTTCCCCAGGAAATTCCAATTCTGTGGTGAGAGTATGcatattttctggaactgcaCAATTTTAGTAATCTTGTGAGAAATAGATTATAGGTTTGAAAGATTTGAAAGACTTTAGAGTAGGGGTGACAAtaaacgaaagaaacaaaacagatTTTGGTGGCAGGGCCTCAAAGCCAGGTTTAGCCAAACAGGGGATTCATTACAGGCTGGGCAACAGTCAAAATTGAATGGCTGTGACAATGATTTTGTCACAGCCAGAGGAAAGTTTTCTAATAAACAAGTTCAattcaaaacgtttttcctgCCTGTGATATCTGTGTGACCAGTTGCCCTCCTACtgaaaattttaatgaaacCTCTGACCACGTCATGTACATACACACTATTGTCTTTTATAGTTCACCACtgaattttctccgattcttattggtttaaattgatcgcATCACGTGATAGTGTTtatccgcggagagacactatcagcccatagtgcccgtccaaGGAAAATACCGGATGGATGGTTAAGTAGTGGTGCGAGAAAATTTTCAATAAACAAGCGAGCttatgaaaaataaaacattgaaTTCGTATTAAGTGggtgtttgttttctttttcaaattttacatttcactttaaggacgttcaTCGAACTGGCATGCGGatgaaaatttagtggtgaacaaaaaagacaatagagtgtttatgtctcgaaACTATCGGTCTggtagttgccccttggaaatgtgatgttcttaaaactagcctatttgccctcgaagcgtCGCTTCTCTGGCAAAAATTTGTTTAAGAACATCACATTTCCACATGGCAACAATCAGCCGACAGTTCCGacacataaacactctattgtttaaatactCTAATACTTGTACTTGTCACCGTGTAGTGATATAAGGTAATATTATGTTAAATGATGAaccttttttgtttccaaaaacacaaaacaaagaagaattataataaaataaaagcaaaaacaattgGATGTTGTCTGCAAAACCCTTAGCTTATCTCAGCCAGGGTATCATCTTTCACCAGGATTGGCGTTAATATGGGATAGATTGGTCTGAAGAAATCACTGAGTCACAGCCACAAAATGAAGTTTGCATACAAATTAGATGATCTTACATGTCCACTCACAGATGAGAAATTTGATCAACTCAAAGAACTCATTGATCCCCTTCAGGAAGCAGATGGATTTGGCATTGAACTCTACATTGATGCTTGCTGCTTTGTGGCAGATATTATACATGAAGGGACACAGTAGCATTTTTATATGTGTTTGCGATTGATTTTTTACCTAAAATTATACAGTAATATGGCTATTTCAATTTGAGAGGTTCAGTGTTTGTGTACACCAGAATGCTGTAAGGTTTTTCATTTCTCTGGCCAGCAAGAATACTAAAGGTGCATACCAGGTGGAGGGAGTGTTGGGGGCTAACAAAACAACCTAATCCATGTCAAACTTCAGGATCTCAATAAAAGCCAACTGAAAATAGATGTCAGATCCAAGTACTCATATCCGAGGGAAAtgctttcttttaagtgttattGGTGACCTCTACGCAACTACACGAATAGATCTACTGTAACACAAATTTATGCATACTTTTATTCACTCATCAAAAGTACTTTCTCTTGACAACTATTAACAGCTTGGCAGTCTCCAAATCAATTCATATCAATTTGTAAAACACTTAACCATCTTTATAGGTACATCAATCCTCTGTAACTAAAACCTGAAAAACAGTTACTAAAGACTGAGCATGAAATTGCATGTATTGTAAAAAAATATCAATCAGCAAAAAGCCTTGACTGACATTATTAATGAGAAAGTCCCGGATATGACGAACGGGTAAAGAGAGGTAAAACATTTTTTCAACAACTATTTACAGTGACTAAACACCTGAAGAAACCCTAATGAGGTGAAACTGATTGTTACAGATGTAACTTTATCTCCATTCCAAACAATTATctcaacaacaataatattaacaacTTGTGCtctaaagaaaatattttgataacTATGAAGAAAAATGCATAAATAACAAAGTTGTTAATAATTACTATTGTACTTTGTAGTTACACACAGTTAAATGATTTTCCTGTGGCAGTATTAATGACTGCCTGTAGTGACACACATAAACTATCTTGGGTTACAAATTGATTTGGAAATGTTATTTCTAACAAACAGGTTGATGCAAAGATAGATAGTACTCCATCAAACTTAACCTGAATTCTTGCAAGGCCAAACTCAGGAAGAACCTTTGCACCAGtggcaaaaaaaagaaacttttctaCTGTGTCAACCTCTACATTCTTTATAAACGTGTGAATGAAACCTGCTACTGTGCTTTCATTGTCATCCATATCTTTAGGGAACTGAAGTACACCAATAACAGAATCTGCATTCAACTTTTCACTGCTGGGGACAAAGAGAGCCTCAAGTAGTACAGGGTAGTCTTTCATAGCAGTTCGAAATCCAAGTGTGTTCAAACCCTCCGCCAACTGGTCAAGAATAACCTTAGGACGACCAATCACATCATGTATGATGAGCCCCTGAATGACTCTCATCCATAAAATATTTTTGCATGTTTGCTCAAATCACATCACATTACTCAATAtgccccagctaaaactggggaatatctgAGTGATATTCCGCAGTTTTTTTACTATGTGTGCTTCGAAAATTTGAAGGATAGTAACCATAATACCctccatttctttcaaaaatgtGCTTGGATATGTCCTTTGACATTATGTTTCTCAAAgctcacaataattattattttccgcCAGTTACGCTCTCAGCTCAGAAAACTGTTCACTATTTGAGCAGATGATGTCCACATACAAATATCTGAACATACCTGCATGCAACATGTAGGCTGTTGTTTATATATTACTGTATTAACATTTTATTGACCATTAGGCAGAAGTTCAGTATATGACACTAACAAATGGGTAGATGATGATTGGTCCACTGTATCTCCCTTTTTGTTATTACATAATTACTTATCTGTAGTATTGTACATTGCACTCCTAGCTTTATTTCAAGACATGTGAACAGTGGGCCACAATGAAAGCAGGCCATAGATTTGACAAAAAGCTACCTTTTCAGTCTCTTAATACTGATACCTGTGTCCAGTTAATTTACCTTGTCAATGAAATGCTTAATTGGCTCTGAGCAATCTCCATAATTCATCTTGGCCATTGCTGCATCAACATTGCCTGTCGCAATGTAACAGTACACTGATGGACTGAACACTGGAAAGCCTGGGCCACCTTGTAAAATACTGTGAACGATCAAAAAGTACCGCATCAGTCCAGAAGCTACAATGTCAGCACTGTACACAGGAATCTTGAATTTGCCACCCTGGAAGAACATCATATTATTCTCACAAATGACCTGGAACAACTTTGTGAAAAATTCCCTTGTAACACCACCTGTGTCCTCTGCTGGCTGTCCTTTGAACCGGATTCTTAGCTTCTTCTTAGCATCAAATGCAGGACTTTTATAATAAGTCAGTGCATCGTTCAGTATGTCTTCCTCCTCAATGGTTACTTTTACTTTCTCTTCACTCATATTCTTCCCAAGCTCCTTCAACAAGGACTTTAAGGAATCTATCTTGCTTTCTGAAGGAGAAAAAGTGGGTTGCAACAGGCGGTCGTCATCACTACTAACATCATCTTCATGAGCTTCAGGTACAGTACTGGAGAGAGAAAGAGCTGCCGCACAAACGTTTCCATGAAACCTGATGGCTTGCATTAGGTCATTGCTATTTTTGTTTGGAAACATCTCCCTTAGTTGCTCCAGGTTTTCCTGTTGTGTTGGTCGTCTGGATGGACCAGGCAAGGAAATGTCTTGAGGCCTGAAGTGACTGGCTGAGGATTCTGCATCATTGTCCTCAATGTTCACTAGTTCTTCATCTGagataacaaacaaaatttcaattACATCTGCTGGCatgttctttgttatttcaaaCAGCAGTTGAATAGCCAGTCTGACTGAgggaataattataataattgttatt
Above is a window of Montipora capricornis isolate CH-2021 chromosome 6, ASM3666992v2, whole genome shotgun sequence DNA encoding:
- the LOC138050469 gene encoding uncharacterized protein; protein product: MRVIQGLIIHDVIGRPKVILDQLAEGLNTLGFRTAMKDYPVLLEALFVPSSEKLNADSVIGVLQFPKDMDDNESTVAGFIHTFIKNVEVDTVEKFLFFATGAKVLPEFGLARIQVKFDGVLSIFASTCLLEITFPNQFVTQDSLCVSLQAVINTATGKSFNCV
- the LOC138050470 gene encoding uncharacterized protein — translated: MPADVIEILFVISDEELVNIEDNDAESSASHFRPQDISLPGPSRRPTQQENLEQLREMFPNKNSNDLMQAIRFHGNVCAAALSLSSTVPEAHEDDVSSDDDRLLQPTFSPSESKIDSLKSLLKELGKNMSEEKVKVTIEEEDILNDALTYYKSPAFDAKKKLRIRFKGQPAEDTGGVTREFFTKLFQYFTRWPRLSSVQSISVLLHCDRQC